GGTTTATGATTTTTATTCAGCCAACTAAAATGTTATCGCAGAACATGAACACAACCAATCAGTCAACCGGTTTTCCAGGCATCTGGAAATTAAAGTCCATTACCAAATCAGGAGGTGAAGTACATACGAGTATGACGCATTTGGTCATTTACCCGGAATTACTCTGGGAATATTATCCGGATCATGTTTACTATGAAGGAGACCAAATTGGAAATAGTTATTCCCTGAACTGGAAAGACGGGATCGGCCATTTGGAAGTAGCGACAGGAAGAGGGCGGTCGTTTTGTTATTTTGTGACAGTTGACGGAAATTCCCTGCGAATGAAACTCGGAAGTGTCTTCGGAGATTTTCCGAAAGATAACGGAGACGGGGAGGACGGCTGCAACATTTACCGGTACGAACGGGAAACCGATCCGGAATTCATTACACAGCTTTCTCATCTTCCTGAAAAACTACCTGTTTTATCTGTCGAGCATCCGGTGCTTGGCCGTTTAATCTATGATTCAAATTACAAATATTGGGAAACAACACTAAGCGAAAGCCCTTTCGAAGACACCGTACTCAGTATCCATGTGAAAGACGGGAATTTGCCGGATGATTCTTTTTTCGATGCTATTGTTGAAACACTGAAAAAACTGAGCCTCGACGAGGTCAGGGAATTTGCAGGAGAGCAATTGCTGGAACTGAAAAATGAATCCTGGTTGGATGAAGACGAAAATGAATTGACACAACAGGATTTTACGGAAAGACTAATTCAGGTTGAAACCATCACTTACAACACGGATGGCTCGTTAACTATTTGGTTCGACGATAACGATCTGTTTTGGGGACATGGTATTGCCGTGGAATTGGATGAGCATCTGAATTGTACCGAAGCAAACATCTGATTAAGAAATGCAGCATGAAATACATCAAACTAAATAAAAACTGGAATGCGGCCCCAACTGCAACTGAGCCTCAGATTATAGAGTCGGAAAACTTCGTAGAATTGATCTTTGAACTCGATCCGGCCTTTGCGCATGTTGACGAAGGTGAAAAAGGAACACTGGAATTTTGCGAATTATTTGCTTATAAATTGACTCGAATAGATCAGGAAGCGTATTTGAAAGGCGCATTCCGGTTTCAAAATGACCAGTTGCCCTGGGGCGAATTCTATGAACTGAAAGACTCGCATTGGAAAACGGATTTCCCTTCGGATAAAGTGATCGTGAACGAATCATTGAAAGATCTCAAACTGAATCATTACTTATTTTTTCTTCCGGGCTGTATTTTCGAATGCCTGGCACTGGATTATAATTTTCACTTTGACACGACTGTTCCTGACCGGCTGGAAGAGATTTATCCGAAAGGATATTTCAATCATTACCTGACGATGTTTTCGGCACATTTTAATCAATTGAACACAGATAATTTCAAGGTGTACACGAACCTGTATATTCAGTTGGAAGGCAAAAAAGAGTTCGAGGGGCTCAAAGAAGAATTGAAGAAAATCAAGGCCAACAAGGATTTGGATTCGTATGTAAAAATCGCGAACTACCACACCCTGAATTTCGGAAGAAAGCAAATGGATGAGTTGGTCAAAGTGATCGAAACATATGATCCCAAAAGCAAATACGCATAACAAGTTCAAAAGTACAAACGATCAAAAAGTTCAACATATTTTGTTAGTTTGGAACCATTTGAACCATTTGAATCAGCCGCGGCTGAAACCATTTGAACCAACTTTTAAGAAATGAGTAAAACAGCAAACTACAATCAGCGTTTCCAGGATGTCGGTTTCACGGTTAAAAGTGTGAAAGGGAAGAAGCTGGAACAATTGATCGGGGCAGAAGACCCGGATAATCCTGAACGCGGTCCGGTAAGTATTTTCCTGAAACTGGAGAACGCGAACTGGTCGGAATACTATTTCGACGTATGTTTTGGAACCTGGGGCGATTACGAAACCAAAAAGTGGGAAGAAGTTGAAATCCATGAAGAAGATTATTCGTATCATGATTACGCAGAAAAATTCGGTGTAAAAAGCTTGATCGTCAAATCGGCTTATTGCAAAGACAATGAAATCACGCTCGAATTTGAGAACAACGAAAAGCTCGTTTTCAGGTATAAGAATCCCGATGATTGGGATAGTGATTATGAGATGGTTAAACTTCCATGAGACCAAAAAGGATCAATTGAAAGATAAATTGATATTTTTATCTCACGAGAACCGAACTTAAAATAAACCTTTGACAACATTTCCTAAAGAAGCCAAATTTAAATATAGCTGGAGAAAATACCAGCAACGCGTTCTGAATGAATTGCAGGACCATCTGAATGATAAGCATTTGCATGTGATTGCCCCTCCGGGTTCGGGGAAAACCATTTTAGGGCTGGAAGTCATGTTGCGTTTGAATAAACCAACGCTGATCCTTGCACCTACGATTGCAATCCGTAATCAATGGGCTCAACGCTTTTGTGAATTATTCCTGGAAGCCGAAAGAATACCCGAATGGATTTCATTCGATATTCGAACCCCACATTTTCTAACAATTGTTACTTATCAGGGCTTACATGCCGCCTGTAACAATTTAAATGCAGATGAACCTGAATCCGAGGAAGAAGAAATGGAAGAAAACGGCTTCGTTAAATCGTCTAATCCGAACCTGGATGCTGTTGTTGCCGGCCTGCAGTCAAAAGGAATTCAAACCATTGTTGTAGACGAAGCGCATCATTTGAAAAACGAATGGTGGAATACCCTGACGAAAGTGAAGAAAAAGCTGGACCCGGTTGTCATCGGATTAACAGCAACACCTCCTTATGATGTCTCAGTTGGTGAATGGCAAAGATATGTGGATTTAAACGGCCCTGTTGACGCTGAAATCTCTGTTCCGGAATTAGTGGTGGAAGGAGATTTATGTCCGCACCAGGATTATGTATACTTCAATCTTCCCACACCAGAAGAAAACCAGAAGATAGTTGAATTCCGGCAGCGGGTTGAAAGCCAGTACCAGGAACTCAAAAATGACCAGATATTGATCCAGGCTCTTGAAAACCATCGCATTTGGCTGGACCCGATGAACCATTTGGAGTGGATTTATGAGAACCTGCCTTATTATTCTGCAACCCTGATCTTTTTGAATGCCAACGGAAGGATAGTACCTGAAACCCACTTGGAAATTCTGGGTGATAAGGAACTGAAGATACCGGTTCTGGATTACAGCTGGACGGAAACACTCCTAAGCTTTTATTTGTTTAGTAAAGACGAACAATTTATTTCGCTGGAAGAACACCGGAAACAGTTGGAAGACCGTTTGCGTCGCTGCGGGGTGCTGGAAAGAAAACAGCTTAATTTTACTACCAATCCGAAAATTACCGGAGCATTGAGTGCGAGTCTCGGGAAATTGAACAGCATCCGGGAAATCGTCCGGTTTGAATCGGAGCAATTGGGAACAAAATTGCGGATGGTGATTCTTTCCGATTACATCCGTAAGGAGTTTTTTGTAGATGCGGCAGAGAATCGGGAAGAAATCACTAAACTTGGTGTTATCCCGGTATTCGAAAAGCTTAGAAGGGAGACTGAGTCGATAAAGCTGGGAATTTTAACCGGATCATTGATTCTTATTCCCAAATCGTCTTGTGCGGAACTGGAGAAACTGGCTTCAAATTCCGGAATAGAAAAGATTGAAATGATTCCTGTTCCGTATGATGCGGACTATGTCCAGGTACTGCAAACAGAACGGGTAAAAAATCACCTGGTCCATCTGATCACACAAATTTTCCAGCAGGGAGAGATTGAAGTGTTGATCGGAACAAAATCCCTTCTGGGAGAAGGATGGGATGCCCCGGCGATTAACTCGTTGATATTGGCCAGTTTTGTCGGTTCTTTTGTTTTGTCGAATCAGATGCGCGGGCGTGCAATCAGAAGACAACATACGAATCCTGAAAAGACTGGAAATATCTGGCATTTGGTAACCGTCGACACCAGTTCAGCCCATGGTGGCGATGATCTGGATCTTTTGAAGAGAAGATTCAAAGGATTTGTAGGAGTTTCCTTCAATAATGACCCGGTTATCGAAAATGGAATCGGAAGATTGAACCTGCCGCAGGATTTCTCCGATACTCAAACGGTTATTAATAAAAATAACGAAACAAAAACCGTTGCTGCTGATCGGGAATCCCTGAAAAAACGTTGGAAAACGGCACTTGCTTTCGGAAAAATACTTATCGAAGAAATCAAGATTCCGTTTTCAGACCCAAAGGGAAAAAGCTATGAGGATATTCAGTCATTGTACTTCACAAAGACAATTGCCAGTCTGATTGCAAGTTTGGTTTCCGGAGTACTGATTTATCTGGATGGAATTATACAGGCATTGTCGAGATCCGCAAGACATATCCGGACACTTCAGGGATTGTATATTTTTCTGACTGTCATCGGAGTTTTGGGCCTGTTGATTTTCGGTAGGCTGGCCTATAAAACATTGCGGATGTATTTGAAATACCGGGACATTTCAAAAGATATCCAACGGATCGGAGAAGCTTTGGTAAGTGCATTGATCAACTCCGGAATCATAAATACACCACACAGTGAATTGAAAGTGGAAGCAGTCAGAAATAAATATGGAGGGGTTTACTGTCATTTGTCTGGTGGTACCACCTTTGAAAAATCAACATTTATCCAGGCATTGAGAGAACTGATAGTTCCGATTAATAATCCGCGATACATCATTGAACGAAGAAGTTACCTGGCAGGAGTTCTGCAACAAATTGACTATCATTCGGTTCCGGATCTGATTTCCAGGAATAAAAGCCAGGCGGAATTTTTCGAAGCACAATGGAAACAGCGTGTAGGATCCTGTTATTTAATCTACACCCGTACTAAAGAAGGAAGGAAGCTATTACTGAAATCAAGGTTGAAATCATTATCCGCTCAAATGGATGAAATCGATCCGGAACATGTGAATAAATGGGTGTAATTTCAACTTATCCAGCGTAAATAAAACAAATGAATACACCAGATTTTCTTTTAACTCTTAATTCCCATGGTTGGAGTACTTGTTGGATTGTTGCAGACGGAAGACCGGTTGAACTGGCCATGAGCTTTGCTTTTTCCGATCCTTGCTTTGACCTGATCGACGCACTTTCCCGTTTGATAAAAGGAGAATCGTTTGTGACATTCTTTTGGTATGGCGAACCGGGAGGCGAACGTATTGAAATTGAACGGAATCCGGAACAACATCATTTATTGAAAGTCCGGATAGACGGATTTAGTGAATCATTCGGGGAGGAAATCAAGGCCTTTGAACCGACCATTCATTTTGAAATAAAACAGCGACAGTTGTTACTCGGATTTTATTTCCAGTTAAAGAAAACGGAAGTTTTGCTTCAGGATCCGTCTTTTGAGAAACACCGGACAGATCTTTTTCCGTCGGAGCGGTTTAAAGCGTTTGAATCAGAAGCGAAGCAGTATTTGAATCTGAAGTAAACGACTAATTACTTTCTATGATTTTTTTTAAAATCCCGTTCTTGTACTTTATCCTTCGGACCTCTTTTCCCGGAATATCATACTCTACACACCAACCATGAAGCAAGCCGTTTTTTACTGAAATTTGTTCTCTGCTTAATGCAGATATAAAAGTTCCTGAATAAGGTTTGTTGTCTAATGTCGTAAATGAACGTCCCGAATGATTCAATCGATCTGTTTTTTCATAGACTTTTGCCTGAAGATGTTTTGTCACTGAAACGGCTCCGTCCTTTCCGTTATGGTAACTTCCATTTCTTTCGTAGAAAGGCGTAATTACCGTATAATCGCCATTCAGGTATTCCGGAAAAAGGATTATGCCTTTCTCCATGGAATTTTTGAGAGAGTCAATGAGTGTCTCGATGTGCGGATAATCCTTTTCCTCAAATTGGTAAGTATACCTGAATGTTGTAGTTCCTTTTTTAGTGATTTGAACAATCCGGATAGTATCTGATTCCGGTTGAAATTCGAGCTCAAAACGTTGGTAATGTTCTTTATCAGTAAAGAATGTGGTGTTTTTTAGATTATCCAGATAGTAATGAGCTTCTTGTGTTATGAAACCATTTTGTTGGGTGATCGAAGTTCCGTGTTTCCGGTTGTTGTCGAAATGCTCGATAGTGACAATACTGTCCGGAAATACCTGAGTAATCCATTCTCCTGTACGAACGTTCCGGGTGTACTCACCGGTCAGCCGGATATATTGATTTTTAATGACCATGCTACTTTCCAGGACTCCGTGCAGTTTCCCGTCGACATAATTTCCGCGATCGTATCTCATAGAATCAATCCAAAAGGAATACGGGCCATTCAAAATCCCGTTCTTGTAGGTTTTTAGCTGATAGGATTTGAACCACTTTCCGGAATCTGCAGCAGGAATGTCTGAAGCTATTTTACTTGTATGGTATCCCGGATCAGAATCAGAGGATTCCTTTCCTTTTTGGTAGTATTGAATGGCTTGCCCGTCTAATTTCCCGTTTTTAAAATTCTCCACCCGGTAAACAGTATCTTTCAGCAACCCGGAAGGGATTCTGTAAATACGTGTTCCGTGCTCCAAACCATCCTGGAAAGTGGTCGTATAGAGAATGCCGTCGTGCCCGTAACGCGTGAAAATACTGTCCAGCTTTCCGGCTTTATAATAAGCCACGTACATGGTGTCCGGTGCATGGAAAAGCATACAGATTGCCTTACCGGATTTCTGTCCGTTCTGGTAATTTACCGTTTCAATAGCTAAAGGCGCATCATTGAGTGTATCCGGCGTATAGTTTTCATTGACCGATGGATCAGAATAAACCGGAACTTTGGCCAAACCTTGTTTCAATCCTTTTACATAAGAAACACTCCCGACGATTTGCCCGTTATAGGTCTGTTTTTCCGTACCAACCGGAATGTCGCGCTGCCATTGCAGTGATTTCACGACTTTTCCTTCGTTGTTGTACCATTTTTCCATGCCGTATTTCCAATGGTAGCTGTGTACGGAACTATGAATCAGTTTTCCCTGTGAATTATAATCACTTGCAGTGCCATTTAGCCTGCCGGCGCGGTAATTTTCCGTGCGTTTGATCGTTCCACCGGGGAAATAGACGATGCGTTCTCCGTCAAGCACTCCGTTTTTATAATTTGCACGGATGTTTTCTCCGTTCTCCGAAAGCTGGGTTTTACCGCCGTTCATTTGGTCAAATTTCCCGTATTTCCGGAAGACCCGGTAACGGAAATAAGCGATTTCACCTTTTCCCAGCGGATTCGCCACCGCTTCATAATCTTCCTGGACTAAAAAAGTGCCGTTGTCGTATGTCGTTGTAATGAAATTGCCGTTGATATCCGTACCGATGGATTTGAAACGCCCGCTTTTCAATCCGGAAATTACTGCTTGTTGTCCCTGAGCCCCGTAAGTATCAATCGCAATAAATTCCAAAGCCGTATCGCTTATGAGAAGGTTGATAAAAGGTTGTGTTCCGTTCTCAGTTTTTACCAGCGAATAATTCAATAAGTGAAGATTCAGCGAATCTTTTTCTCCCAGGAACTGGTAACTGTAACCTTTCAGGTAGTTATCAATAGTCGTTTTGTCAGTTTTATTAAACCAGGAAACAGCCGTGTTTAAAAGGGAGCTTTGTCCGTAAGTAAACGAACAAACGGTAAAAAACAGGATCGGGAGTAAGCGTCGCATCATCCAAAATTAGGGATTTAGATTTAGAGTCAGAAGTGGAAAAGCGTTTATATTATGTGTAACTTTAATGTATGATTGAAATAGGAATTGACAGTTTCGCTGCGGTACCGGCGAATAAAGATATCAGCAATGCACAGGCAATCAGGGAATTGCTGGAACGGATTGAATGGGCTGATCAGGTTGGCCTGGATGTATTTGGAATAGGGGAGCATCACCGGAAAGAATTCCTGGATTCGGCTCCTGCCATGATCCTTGCAGCTGCGGCTTCCAGAACGAAAAATATCAAGCTGACAAGTGCTGTAACTGTGCTCAGTGCTGCTGACCCTGTTCGTGTATTTCAGAATTTTGCAACGCTCGACCTGATTTCCAACGGAAGAGCAGAAATTGTTGCGGGCCGTGGGTCGTTTATTGAAGCATTTCCGCTGTTTGGTTACGAATTAAACGACTACGACGATTTATTCCGGGA
The window above is part of the Fluviicola sp. genome. Proteins encoded here:
- a CDS encoding DUF2262 domain-containing protein; translation: MNTTNQSTGFPGIWKLKSITKSGGEVHTSMTHLVIYPELLWEYYPDHVYYEGDQIGNSYSLNWKDGIGHLEVATGRGRSFCYFVTVDGNSLRMKLGSVFGDFPKDNGDGEDGCNIYRYERETDPEFITQLSHLPEKLPVLSVEHPVLGRLIYDSNYKYWETTLSESPFEDTVLSIHVKDGNLPDDSFFDAIVETLKKLSLDEVREFAGEQLLELKNESWLDEDENELTQQDFTERLIQVETITYNTDGSLTIWFDDNDLFWGHGIAVELDEHLNCTEANI
- a CDS encoding DEAD/DEAH box helicase family protein produces the protein MTTFPKEAKFKYSWRKYQQRVLNELQDHLNDKHLHVIAPPGSGKTILGLEVMLRLNKPTLILAPTIAIRNQWAQRFCELFLEAERIPEWISFDIRTPHFLTIVTYQGLHAACNNLNADEPESEEEEMEENGFVKSSNPNLDAVVAGLQSKGIQTIVVDEAHHLKNEWWNTLTKVKKKLDPVVIGLTATPPYDVSVGEWQRYVDLNGPVDAEISVPELVVEGDLCPHQDYVYFNLPTPEENQKIVEFRQRVESQYQELKNDQILIQALENHRIWLDPMNHLEWIYENLPYYSATLIFLNANGRIVPETHLEILGDKELKIPVLDYSWTETLLSFYLFSKDEQFISLEEHRKQLEDRLRRCGVLERKQLNFTTNPKITGALSASLGKLNSIREIVRFESEQLGTKLRMVILSDYIRKEFFVDAAENREEITKLGVIPVFEKLRRETESIKLGILTGSLILIPKSSCAELEKLASNSGIEKIEMIPVPYDADYVQVLQTERVKNHLVHLITQIFQQGEIEVLIGTKSLLGEGWDAPAINSLILASFVGSFVLSNQMRGRAIRRQHTNPEKTGNIWHLVTVDTSSAHGGDDLDLLKRRFKGFVGVSFNNDPVIENGIGRLNLPQDFSDTQTVINKNNETKTVAADRESLKKRWKTALAFGKILIEEIKIPFSDPKGKSYEDIQSLYFTKTIASLIASLVSGVLIYLDGIIQALSRSARHIRTLQGLYIFLTVIGVLGLLIFGRLAYKTLRMYLKYRDISKDIQRIGEALVSALINSGIINTPHSELKVEAVRNKYGGVYCHLSGGTTFEKSTFIQALRELIVPINNPRYIIERRSYLAGVLQQIDYHSVPDLISRNKSQAEFFEAQWKQRVGSCYLIYTRTKEGRKLLLKSRLKSLSAQMDEIDPEHVNKWV